Part of the Thermoplasmata archaeon genome is shown below.
CCCCCGGGGTGCAGTTCCCCGCGATCCCGACCGCGGCGAAGGCCATCAGGATGAAGATCACCGTGGACACGCCGATCACGATGAAGTGGGCCGGGGGGATGTTCCGCTCCGGGTGCTTCACCTCCTCGCCCGTCTGCGCGATGATCTCGTAGCCTTCGAACACGATGAACGTGAAGCCCATCGCGCCCAGGAGGGCCACGGACTGCCCGATCGCCCCGGTCCCCCGGAAGAAGGGCTCGAAGTTCTGCACGGGGAACACGGGCTGCCGGAAGATCGAGAGCAGGCCGAACGCGATGAAGGCGACCGCGATCGCGATGAGCCCGAGGGCGACGCCGGTCTCCGAGCGCCCAGTGAGCCGCGTCCCCCGGTAGTTGAGCCAGATGAACGCACCCGCGGCCGCGACCGCGAAGAGCTTCTGGAGGTCCGCCTCGTTGAGCACAATCGGTCCGAGCGCGAGGACGAGGCTCGGAAGGCCCAGGAAGACCTTCAGGAGGACCGTGGCCGCGAGCCCGAAGCCGAAGATGTAGAAGGAGGCCACGATCGTATGGCTGAACCAGGACATCCACCCCCCGAGGAAGCCCAAGGGGTCCCGCATGGCCCGCCGGATCCAGAGGTACCCGCCCCCCGTCTCCGGGAAGGCGGAGCCCAGCTCCATGTAGGCCATGGCCGTGAACATGGTCACGATGAAGTTCAGGAGGAACCCCAGGATCAGGGACGGCCCCGCGATCAGATACCCGGGGCCGATCAGGAGGAACACCGTGGAGCCGATGGTCGGGCCGAACCCGATCATCACGATCTCGAGGAGGCCGAGATCCCGGCGGAGCTTGACCTCGACCTCCCCGCCACGGCCGTGCGCCATTGAGGGGGCGCCAACCCGGGATGGCGGTATTAAGGCTTTGTCGGGCCCCGCACGTCCTTCAAGTACATCAGGGGGTAGTCGAGCTCGGGGACGTAACGGAGCATGGCGGTCACGCGGGCCGAACCCACGCGGACGGTGACCTCGGCCTGGAGCATCTCCTCCGACACGCTGGCGTAGTTGTACGGCCCCCGGGCGTGGAGCCGCTTCCGGTCGATCCGGACGCGGATGTCTTCCACGAGGGGCTGGACCCGGGTCGCGGACTCAATGGCCCGCTCGAGGTCCTTGGCCGTCGCGCGGGTCAGCGGCGCGCCTACGTACTGATGGAGGATGGATCCCAGCTTGATGCCCGCCTCGAACGCCGCCCGGTCGCGGTCGCTGCCGGCGAAGTACGCCTTCGTGGGGTCGCGCACCATGTCGAACGCCGGCGGGGCCAACGCGCCCATCGGAGAAAAAGCATCCGCCTCGGGGACCGGTGCCGAGTCCGACCTTGCGGGCGTCTAGGATGCCTCAGTCCCTGAAGCAGCCTACCGCTGTCCGTCGATGCCATGTGCCCGCGCCGGATCCGACCTTCAGCAAATACCTCTAAGTAGAGGTATACTCACCGGAGCTGCGAAACCCCGGCCCGGTGGCCAACACGAGCGCGCCGCCATCGGACGTGGCAAGGCTTTTCGGCGGTTCCGCCATGGAG
Proteins encoded:
- a CDS encoding dihydroneopterin aldolase family protein, with the protein product MAPPAFDMVRDPTKAYFAGSDRDRAAFEAGIKLGSILHQYVGAPLTRATAKDLERAIESATRVQPLVEDIRVRIDRKRLHARGPYNYASVSEEMLQAEVTVRVGSARVTAMLRYVPELDYPLMYLKDVRGPTKP
- a CDS encoding APC family permease; translated protein: MAHGRGGEVEVKLRRDLGLLEIVMIGFGPTIGSTVFLLIGPGYLIAGPSLILGFLLNFIVTMFTAMAYMELGSAFPETGGGYLWIRRAMRDPLGFLGGWMSWFSHTIVASFYIFGFGLAATVLLKVFLGLPSLVLALGPIVLNEADLQKLFAVAAAGAFIWLNYRGTRLTGRSETGVALGLIAIAVAFIAFGLLSIFRQPVFPVQNFEPFFRGTGAIGQSVALLGAMGFTFIVFEGYEIIAQTGEEVKHPERNIPPAHFIVIGVSTVIFILMAFAAVGIAGNCTPG